A part of Paenibacillus sp. 481 genomic DNA contains:
- a CDS encoding ABC transporter ATP-binding protein, translated as MSNTTSNDNRYRLYTEQLNIGYGERLIVKNLNVSIPEGKITALVGANGSGKSTMLKAMARIMKPQGGTVYLDGKSVFQQSTKEIAKHLAILPQNPTAPDGLTVSELVTYGRFPHQKGFGSMTREDINIVQWAIDVTGMNDFADRPVDQLSGGQRQRAWIAMALAQQTDILFLDEPTTFLDMAHQLEVLKLLQKLNEEENRTIVMVVHDLNHATRYAHHVIAIKQGTVTSEGTPEEVVTHDVLREVFGIEADIMPDPRTGVPICVPYDLVHAVENGESGTSAAKAKSAAS; from the coding sequence ATGAGCAATACAACATCCAATGACAATCGTTACAGATTGTATACCGAACAGTTAAATATCGGATACGGCGAACGCCTTATCGTGAAGAACTTGAACGTGTCCATCCCAGAGGGCAAAATTACGGCGCTGGTCGGAGCAAATGGTTCTGGTAAGTCTACGATGCTGAAGGCGATGGCTCGTATTATGAAGCCACAAGGCGGTACGGTATACCTTGACGGTAAGTCGGTGTTCCAACAGTCGACGAAAGAAATTGCGAAGCACTTGGCTATTTTGCCGCAAAACCCAACGGCACCAGACGGTTTGACGGTGTCTGAGCTTGTGACGTATGGACGTTTTCCTCATCAAAAAGGATTCGGCTCCATGACACGTGAAGATATTAATATTGTGCAGTGGGCTATTGACGTAACGGGGATGAATGATTTTGCTGATCGTCCTGTGGATCAATTGTCTGGCGGGCAGCGGCAGCGGGCGTGGATTGCGATGGCGCTTGCGCAGCAAACGGACATCTTGTTCTTGGATGAGCCAACTACGTTTCTAGATATGGCGCATCAATTGGAAGTATTGAAGCTACTTCAGAAGCTGAATGAGGAAGAGAATCGGACAATCGTAATGGTTGTGCACGATTTGAACCATGCAACACGGTACGCTCACCATGTCATTGCGATTAAGCAAGGGACGGTTACCAGCGAAGGCACGCCTGAAGAGGTAGTCACGCATGACGTCTTGCGTGAAGTGTTCGGCATCGAAGCGGATATTATGCCTGATCCGCGTACAGGTGTACCGATTTGTGTGCCTTACGATTTGGTGCATGCTGTGGAAAATGGCGAGAGCGGTACAAGTGCGGCTAAGGCTAAATCCGCTGCATCCTAG
- a CDS encoding (2Fe-2S)-binding protein, producing the protein MSSTTIDPINFEMLEKECYVSLREIPNPQYRVVLSELLDKEKMQQFSAFYGPHIEALSPEVIASFFGSWYGCVSAVLQYGMSHHDRVPVLSLSNIEVQVYEDHGHSMFNFMLIEHKEEACPNPLDAQARSEWRAQVLDTFYKKEAKPLVDMFAESTGLNAGQIWTRMADSLNYYYELWHGRASSLELKQKLEADMEALKETEPETFGRSKNPFILRFRYVEDWHDAGKQLRMKSVCCLAYKTKDHGYCYTCPRMSKEERVAKKQALLERHVHGHDHDHEH; encoded by the coding sequence ATGTCCAGTACAACCATTGACCCGATTAATTTTGAGATGCTGGAAAAAGAATGCTACGTTTCTTTACGGGAGATCCCGAATCCACAATATCGAGTTGTGTTATCTGAGCTGTTGGATAAAGAGAAGATGCAGCAGTTTTCAGCATTTTACGGACCTCATATAGAAGCACTTAGTCCAGAAGTTATCGCTTCGTTCTTTGGGTCGTGGTATGGGTGTGTAAGTGCGGTTCTGCAATATGGAATGTCGCATCACGACCGTGTTCCCGTACTGAGCCTGTCTAATATTGAAGTGCAAGTGTATGAAGATCATGGTCATTCCATGTTCAATTTCATGTTAATCGAGCATAAAGAAGAAGCGTGTCCGAACCCGCTGGATGCGCAGGCGCGAAGTGAGTGGCGTGCGCAAGTGTTGGACACTTTTTATAAGAAGGAAGCCAAGCCGTTGGTGGATATGTTTGCGGAATCGACAGGGCTTAACGCAGGGCAGATTTGGACGAGAATGGCGGATAGCCTGAATTACTATTATGAGTTGTGGCATGGGCGGGCGTCGTCCCTTGAGCTGAAGCAGAAGCTTGAAGCGGATATGGAGGCGTTGAAGGAAACGGAGCCTGAGACGTTCGGACGTAGCAAAAATCCGTTCATCCTGCGCTTTCGCTATGTCGAGGACTGGCATGATGCTGGCAAGCAACTGCGTATGAAGTCGGTCTGCTGCTTGGCATACAAAACGAAAGATCACGGTTACTGCTATACGTGCCCGCGTATGTCGAAAGAGGAGCGCGTCGCCAAGAAGCAGGCCTTACTAGAACGTCACGTTCACGGTCATGATCATGACCATGAGCATTAA
- a CDS encoding NCS2 family permease, whose translation MEKWFKLKEHGTNVRTEMTAGLTTFLTMVYIVVVNPSILSSAGVPFQQVFMATVISAIIGTLYMALFANHPIAVAPGMGMNAYFASVVASQGVSYQVVFGTVFIAGILFMLLTFTKIRETLIESIPPSLKYGITAGIGLFIAFIGLKSSGIVVPSPATMVTFGDLHQPVTIVALAGLFITLMLMARKIKGALFIGMAVTAIIGYSMGLLKFDGIVAMPAAPVLFDLDVMGVFEHGLYTVVFAFLLVTIFDTTGTMIGVAEQAGLMKGNKFPRAKQALMADALATTAGSVMGTTPSSAYIESSAGVAAGGRTGLTSLVVAGLFLLTLFFSPILGAISSLPAITAPALIIVGCLMMDGLARIEWNEFDEAFPAFAILISMPLTSSIATGIAIGFITYPLLKLVSGKGKNVHPILYVFGVIFAIQMVFFPAH comes from the coding sequence ATGGAAAAGTGGTTTAAGCTCAAAGAGCACGGTACGAACGTGCGCACCGAGATGACGGCTGGCCTTACGACGTTTTTAACGATGGTCTATATCGTAGTTGTAAATCCTAGCATCTTATCTAGCGCAGGTGTTCCGTTCCAGCAAGTATTTATGGCGACCGTAATCTCCGCGATTATTGGTACTTTATATATGGCCTTGTTCGCCAACCATCCGATCGCAGTCGCTCCAGGCATGGGGATGAATGCGTACTTTGCATCGGTAGTCGCTTCACAGGGCGTAAGTTATCAAGTGGTGTTCGGCACGGTGTTCATCGCGGGTATCCTGTTTATGTTGCTGACATTTACAAAAATACGTGAGACTTTAATCGAGTCCATTCCTCCTTCATTAAAATACGGCATTACAGCAGGTATCGGACTGTTTATCGCATTTATCGGCTTGAAATCTTCAGGAATCGTGGTGCCAAGCCCGGCAACGATGGTCACATTCGGTGATTTGCACCAGCCTGTAACGATTGTAGCTTTGGCGGGATTGTTCATTACACTGATGTTAATGGCACGTAAAATAAAAGGTGCGTTATTTATCGGGATGGCAGTGACAGCGATCATTGGCTACAGCATGGGATTGCTGAAATTCGATGGAATCGTCGCGATGCCAGCGGCGCCTGTGTTGTTCGATTTGGACGTCATGGGAGTGTTTGAACATGGTCTGTACACGGTCGTGTTCGCGTTCTTGCTCGTGACGATTTTTGATACGACAGGCACGATGATCGGTGTAGCGGAGCAAGCGGGCCTAATGAAAGGCAACAAGTTCCCGCGTGCGAAGCAGGCACTTATGGCGGACGCTCTCGCAACGACGGCTGGCTCAGTGATGGGAACGACGCCGTCAAGTGCTTATATCGAGTCGTCGGCGGGTGTGGCTGCAGGTGGTCGTACAGGTTTAACATCGCTTGTGGTAGCGGGACTATTTCTGTTGACCTTGTTCTTCTCGCCTATACTAGGAGCGATTTCATCATTGCCAGCGATTACAGCACCAGCCCTAATTATTGTAGGCTGCTTAATGATGGACGGGTTGGCGCGTATCGAGTGGAATGAATTCGATGAGGCGTTTCCTGCCTTCGCCATTCTAATCAGCATGCCATTGACGTCGAGCATTGCGACAGGGATCGCAATCGGATTTATTACGTACCCGCTGTTGAAGCTGGTGAGTGGTAAAGGTAAGAACGTGCATCCAATCTTGTACGTATTCGGCGTTATATTCGCCATTCAAATGGTATTTTTCCCAGCGCACTAA